AAATATAAGCACTGTAAAAAATATTGCAAGTCCAGGGAATATACTGTACCACCAAGCGTTTAAAAAATAGTTTCTGCTTGTACTTACCATAAGTCCCCATTCAGGCACAGGCGCCTGAGCTCCAAGCCCTAAAAAACTTAAGGATGCAATTGTAAGTATTACTCCGCCTATGTCCATTGACGCCTGTACAATAATCGGAGCTATGCAGTTCGGAATAATATGCTTGATTACAATACTACCTGATGGAGCGCCCATTGCTTGTGCAGCCTTGACAAACTGCCTTTCTTTCAGAGACACAGCTTGTCCCCTTACAATACGCGTATACCACGGCCACCATGACAATGCGATTGCTAGTGTTGCATTGTTTAAGTTAGGTCCCAAAAATGCTGATATAACAATAGCCAAAAGCAGTGATGGAAAACCTAAAAATATATCCGTAAATCTCATTAAAAGTTCATCAATAAAACCTCCGAAATAACCTGCGATAGCTCCTATGGGAACTCCTATAAGTATGGCAATACCTACTGCAAATATTGATGTTTTCAATGATATGCTTGTACCAAGCAATACTCGTTTAAAAACATCTCTTCCCAGCTCATCCGTTCCGAACAAATGATTTGCAGACGGTGCCAGCAGACTTTCCTGCGGATTAGCATCCTGGTTTACATGTATATCCTTTGGAAGAACTATCGGAGCAATGATTCCTATTAGGCAAAGAACGACTACCGCATACATGGCAAACTTGGTTAGTGCGTTCTTCTTAAGCAGGTATATGTTCATTTTCAGCTGGTTTAATTTCGCTTTAATTATCCTTGTTATTGTATCGCTTTTCATAAATTCACTCCTATACTCTTATTCTCGGGTCTATTGCTATAATAATGTCAGCGAGAAGGTTCAACACTATATATGAACACGCAGAAAAAAGCGTAACTCCGATAATTGCAGGGAAGTCCATGGACATAACCGCCGTCGAAATATAATTTCCAATACCGGGCCAGTTAAATATAGCTTCTACCAGAAAAGTGTTAACCAAAGTATATCCCACTGACAAAGCAAGCACAGTTGCTGTAGTTCCGAGAGAATTTTTTAAAGCGTATTTCCACAAAATTAAATTTTCTTTCAACCCGTATGATCTCGCTGCCTTTATGTAATCTTCGCCAAGTATTTCAAGCAAAGCTGAACGTGTCATTCTTGCAACAAGACCTATGGGATATAAGGAAATAGTTATAGCAGGAAGAATTATATGTTTAAGAGCGTCAACATACAGCGTCATGTTTCCTGAAATTAATGTATCTAAAGTTAAAAGTCCCGTTATCTTGGGAATACTGTATAAGAGCTTCAATTTTGCATCTAATTGCCCGCCTAGGGGCAACAGTTCCAGCCATCTGTAAAAAATAAGCTGCAAAAATAAAGCAACCCAAAATGTTGGAAGAGATACAGCTCCAACAGAAAAGAACCTGCAGAAGTGATCCAACAGCTTATCCTTTTTCTTTGCAGAATATAATCCCAGCGGTATTCCGATAATTACGGCAAGTATTGTCGATATCAGCACAAGCTCAAGTGTCGGAGGAATATATGTCTTTAATTCGCTTAAAACTGATTGCTTTGTTCTTAAAGACATCCCTAAATTTCCATGCATCAGGTCAGTAATATAATTTTTATACTGCACCAGAAGAGGCTTATCTAAACCAAGCTCGACTGTTGCTGCATCAATTTGCTCTTGTGTTGCTCTGGGACCCACCCATTGAGCTGCAGGATTTGACGGCAAAACCCTTGTAAGAAAAAAAGTAATTGTAACTACTCCCGCCAAAACCAATATTCCCAATAGAACACGCTTAAATATATATTTACTCAACTTTTACCTCCGAGTCTCAGGGAAAGCAATACTGCTTTCCCTGTATTTTCTATTGTCAATAATTATTTTTCTCTGTAAAGATCATAGAAAAATACAACAAATGGATATGAAGGATTATCCTTATGACCTTTCAATGTCGAAGATTTAACCCATGCAACGTTCTTGTCATACATAAATATTGAAGGTACATCTTCCAGCAGTATTTTTTGAGCACCTACAAAATCTCTTTCTGCTTCTGCCATATTGACAGCTGATTTAGTCTGAGCCCCGTCTATTAATTCATCAAATTCCGGATTGCTGTAATATCCCAGATTGTACAAGGTGCTGTCTTCCGAATGATAAAGTGAATACAAATATGAATATGGTGTTGACAAATCATTCCACCAATACATTACAAATATATCCTGCTGATCAGACACATTGTTTCCCATTGCCATTTCCCACTGGCTTTCCCAAGGCATCGCTCTTATTTCTAATTCTATACCAATCTTGGATAATTCCGCTTTATATAATTCAGCCATTTTCTTTTCTGCTTCATCACCTGTCATGTAAGTCAAAAGCAGTTTTATCTGACCTTCCTTTATACCAGATTCTTCAAGCAATTGCTTTGCCATGTCTAAATCATGATTGAATTGGAAAAGTTCTTTTGAATGCCCCCACATCCCTTCAGGAACAGGGCCGTAGGACTGCGAAGCATATCCTCCCATTGCATAATTTACAACATCCTCATACGGGAATGCATATGAAAGTGCCTGCCTTACCTTAACATCGTTTAGAGGAGCTTTTTGTGTATTGAAAAATCCAATTAAATTTGTAAATGAAGGCACAACATCTATTACAACATTTTCGTTAGATTTTAATGCTTCAATATCTTCTGAAGGAAGCTCAATAGTTATATCTGCCTCTCCTGATTCAATCATCTGCCTTCTCGATGATGTTTCAGATACTTTTTTAATTATAACTTTTTCAAAGTGTTCTCCATCCCAGCCTTTCCAATAGTCTTCATTTTGTGTAAGGATAACCTCGTCACCCATTGTTTTGTCCTGGAGCTTGTACGGACCGGTTCCATTTGCATTTCCCTCTTCCAGCCAATTTTCCGGTTCATCTTCCAGTGAAGGCGACATCATAAACGATGCATAGGGGCAGCTGGTAATAACATCCATCGGAGCCGGGTGTGACAAAACAAAGTCTACAGTGTATTCATCAACAATTTTTATTTCTTTAACCGGATCCCATATAAAAGCAGCGCCCTGGCCTATTTTCTTTGTTCTTTCTATTGAGTATTTTACAGCTTCCGCATTGAATGGAGTTCCGTCATGGAATGTTACTCCTTCTCTAAGTTTAAATGTCCATACCATTCCATCCTCACTTTTACTGTAGTCTGTAGCCAGAACATTTTCATACTCTTTCGTTTCTGCATTAAATCTCAGCAACTGCTCATATACGTTGTTCAATACTACAATGCCATTTGAAAATTCAATGCTTGGGTCCCACGTTAAAATAGGAATTGAATTATATGCATAATACAATACGTCCATTTCATCGTTTTTGCCCTGTTGATTTGAAGTTCCATCTCCATTTGTACCGCATGCGGTAATTGTCGTTAGGAGCATAAGAATTGCTAAAATTATGGATAGTTTTTTTTTCATATTTCCTCCGTTTATAAATTATTTTTTATATACCTACAATCCATGTCAAAGCCAAAAAACCTAGGATTTAAAATACTAAGTCCTTTTTCGGTTTTCCATAAATTATGAGCTTCAAAGCCTAGCACCGCAACTTTATCGCCAATTTTGCAATTTGGATTTGTTATGGGGTATCCCGTTGAATTCTCTACCACGCAGATCAAGTCAGGACAAGTAATATACGGTGCATCATTTTTCCACGAAATCATGTTTTCATTTTTGTACCATATCCTAAATTTATCATTTTCAAAATTTTCGATTCCGTTTATGTCAACTGTACCTACCGTAAATCCGTCTACTATTTTCCACTGAGCGTCTGATACAACTCCTTCAAATAAAAAGTATCCTTCAGCAGCTGAAATAATTTCTTCAACAGGATCAAGCCCATTTTCCATAGCTTCTCTTTGAGCTTTTCCAACTTTTCCTGCATAGCTTAAGGCACTAGGTATTACTGATTCTTTAAGCAAATTCCCTTTTATAGGATGATCTGCCATACCAACAGAACCTTCGGAACCTACAGCCATAAATCTGGATAAAGCCTCTGCTCTTGCATCATCCCTTACTTTTGGAAATATCCCTATATCTCCGAACTGTGTGGCAACCGAAAATGGATATATGGGCTTACCCGTGACGAAGTAAGTGGAAAATTGAAGCTCCGGAACTGCTCGTCCGGCAGCATCGCAATCAACAATATATTTTCCCATTTCTGCAGCTGCCGCCATAGCCTGTCCCGTATTTCCTCCGCCGTATTCTATAGAAACTACGCCGTCGAATTCTACATTCATATATTTTTCCAGAGCATTAACAGCCAAGACCAATTCATTTGAAAGCTCTTTTTTTTCCTCATTGGGACTAACACTTCCACAAAAATATGGATTTATGTAATATTTTTCTTCACTTATTTCACAAAAATCCAGGAGCTTAAATTCGTATCCCTGACTAAATGCAGTCCTTACTGCCTCCAATCCCTCTTCCAAAGAACCGCCTCCACCAGTTCCAAGTATTGTGCACCCAACAAGTATGTCTTCAATGTCTTTTAAATTCAATACTTTCATGACAACCTCCTTTTATTCAACAAAATTAGTAGATTCGTATCAGCTTATGCATATAAATACATTTATGCATTTTTTATAATTATTAAACCGCTTTTAAAACCCTCCTATGAATTATCCTTTTAAATTAGATTTTTCAATATATAATCATAGGTTTCAACAATTAATATGTATTTAATAAAATACAACTGTGTTTCTAAAAAAAATAGTGTATTTTTACTTATGCGTATTTTATTATAAATATATTTGTTTTGTATTATATATTATATATTTTCAATTGTCTTTGTAATTTTTATAAAAATATGCTAATTTTTTTGTAGTATTTTAAAAACTCTGGAATTTCTAGTTTGTTTATAGTAAAATAGTTAGATAAATCGGAGGAAATACAATGTCAGTTACCATACATAATTTACTATCAATAGATTTGTTTAAAGATGCAAAAATTGCTGCCGGAAGCAGTGGTTTAAATAATGAGATAGGAAGAATCAATTTTATAGACTGTCCCTTTCCTGATGACATCAGAAGCAGCGGACTGATAAATAAAGGAGATCTTTTTATTAACAGCTTTTATATTGCAGGAGACGACGAAGATATGCTGTTTGATTTTATAAATGCATACATTGACTGCAAATGCTCCGGAACGTTTATCATTACCGAATATATAAAAAAACTTCCTCAAAAAATAGAAGATCTTTGCAATATGCATAATTTCCCTGTTGTTTTTATTGATCCTGATATTCCATATGCGGAAATAATCAAAACAACAATGGAAATGATTCTTTCTGACAAATCAGAAACAATTTTTGAAATGAAAATAGAGAGGATTTTATCAAATAATGTAAGTAAAAAGACAATAATAGACACTGCCCATGAAATAATAAAAAATTTCAGAAGCAATTATGTTTCCTTATATGTAAGTCCGGACGATTTTTCTGGAGTAAAAAAACAGATGAGTGTTGCAACAATAAAAAATATAAATGCAATTGAACCTGTAACATATAAAAAAGGAATGTTTTTGATAATTAATCTTGATAAGTTGTCTTTACTACCGTCATATATCGAACAATCAGAATCAATATTAAAAAATTTTTTTAGCAGATATAATATAGGCATAAGCAACACATTCAACGAAGTCGAAAACTTTAATATATGTCTGAGACAGTCTCTTCTGTCTTATGAAATATCAAAAATATTAGAAGGAAATACTGTATATTACAAGGATATAAGCCTTTATAAAATATTATATCCTTTAAAAAATTCAGATGTTTTGATGGATTTTTATTCGGATGTTATAGAACCGCTGACAAAAGATGTCAGCAACGATAAAAATGAATTAATAAATACTATTGAGGCATATTTAAATTGCGACGGTGATTTTAAAAAAACAGCCGCTTTGATAAACCAGCATGAAAATACCGTGAGATACAGAATTTCAAAGGCAAAACGACTGCTTAACCTTGAGAATAACAATTTTAAATTTATTGAACAGGTTTCAATAGCTCTGAAAATAAAAAATATATTAAGATTGTAAAATAGCTTCTTAAATAAAAGTCGTAGAAGTGACAGGCTGTTTGAAAATTTGTTAAAAATGCAAAGTATTTCATGCATTAATAAATACACTGCAAAAATAGGTGGAAAAACGAATTTTTTCAACAGTCTGAAACTATAATACTAATCTAATGCGTTAAAGCAAAGAATGAACTTTGTTCCATTATTCTCTTCACTTTCTACTTCAATTGACCCAGAGTGCAGAGTTAATATATTTTTGACAATTGTTAGCCCAATACCTGAACCTTCTGTTTCGTGCCTGCTCTTATCACCTCTGTACAGACGCTCAAATATAAAAGGCAGATCTTCTGTCTTTATTCCTATTCCGTTATCTGCTACCTCAACAAATATTTTTTTACCTTTTGCATATACATTTATGGATATTTTTCCGTTTTTTTCTGAAAACTTTATCGCGTTATTTACTAAATTAATAAACACCTGCTTTAATCTGTCTGAATCCCCTAATATGAAATAATTTGTGTCTCTTTCCTTTATCAAGTCAATTGAAATATGTTTTTTTTCAGATTCCATGAGAAAATCATCATATAAGCTTTCTATAAGCCCAAAAAGTTCTATGGCATAAAAATTCAGCTTGAGACTTTCTGTTTCAAATTCTTTAAGTTTCTCTAAATTGTTTAAAAGTTTTCCAAAGCGTATAATTTCATCATTAAGTTTGTTCAGCCTCGCCTGTGTAACAGGAAAAACCCCGTCAATCATAGCTTCAAAATTATTTTGCATAACATTCAGGGGCGTCCTGATTTCATGATTTATATCTGATATAAGCCTTTTTCTTATCATATCCTGCTTATTAAGTTTATCAGCAAGAATATTGATGCTATTCCTTAGATCCCTTATTTCTTCTATGTCTGTCTGAATACTCGCTTTTTCTTCGAAGTGACCTTTTGAAAGGTTGACGGACATACCGGCAACTTCTTTTATAGGGTCTGAAAACTGTTTGGACAGGTATAAACTTGCTGCAGTTATAATAATTAAAGTTAATACACCACTTGCAATGATACTTTTATTGACTGATGTTTGAAAAAGAACATCCTCCTCTGTTATGAGGAGAGGTGCATACTGCCCTATCTCTACATATCCCACTATTTCATCGTTGTATTCAAGCCCAAATTTCTTTGTTGTATACACACCTTCATCCTGCACCTTCATATGCTTAAGATTTATTTCATTTTTTATGTCCATGGGATTCATTCCCCAAACCAAAGTATTTCTTTCATCATACAGTGTCAAAATATAGTTGCTCATGTAAGCCTCGTGCATAAGCTCTATTCCGGAATATTCACTCCATTTTCCGTCCTTTTTATATGCTTCCTCCAAATATGAAACTATCCTTTCATATCTTTTATTTTGCACATCGGCCATATATTCTTTAAATATACCTTTAATCGTTAAATTAATAAACAGCATTATGAGAACAATTGCTGCAAAAGAACACAAGAATAATATTATACTAATTTTTTTTCTTATTGTAGTCATCAGTATTCACCGCTAAATTTATATCCGACTTTTGTAACGGTAATTATATACTTAGGTTTTTTAGTATCTTCTTCAATTTTTTTTCGAAGATTTTTTATATGAACATCTATCGTCCTATCATATCCATTAAAATCCAACCCAAAAATTTTGCTAATTATCTGCTCCCTAGATAACACATTCCCCCTGTTAGCAGCTAAAAGATGCAATATATTGAATTCATTTGGAGTAAGCCAAATTTCCTTTCCATTGACACTGGCTATTCTTTTGCCATAATTTATTTTTAAATTTCCGTCATCATAAAAAGACTCACCGTTATTATCCTTATCAAGCCTCCTAAATAATGCATTTACTCTTGCAGTAAGCTCCCTTGGGCTGAACGGCTTTACCAAGTATTCGTCAGCTCCTATATTTAATCCATCTATTTTTTCCTCAATAGACCCTTTTGCAGTAAGCATGAATATATGAACATCAGATTTTTCCCTTATTATTTTACACACTTCTTCCCCACAAATGTCAGGAAGCATCAAATCCAGTATTATTAAACTGATATCATTTTTTCTTGCAAGCTCTATTCCTTCTAATCCTCTGGATTTCAAGAACACATGATATCCTTCTTTTTCCAAATACGCACAGATAACATCAGAAACTCTTTCGTCATCTTCTATCACTAATATATTTTTCATAACAGCTCTCCAAAAATGTTAGTTATAATATAAGTTGTTATGCTGTCATTGTCAATGCTTAATAATTATTTCACACTAGGCCTTGAAGATTCATAAAATATATAGAGTCTTACCGCACTCTCATCATCTTTGGTAATTAGCAATATGACATTTCAGCATTTTTTGCTTATTTTTACCTTTTATAAATATCTATAAATTTATTATAATTAAATTATCAATTTTTATATATTTTCTTCATAAAATCTTTATATTTGTACATTATAATATTAGTATAAGAGCAAAAAAATTAACTTCATGATTAAATATTGCAGAATTTTTTAACAGCTGTCAAGCAGGCAAAAACCTTAAGAACAGCCGTTGGGTTGCTGCTCTTTAAACAAAAATAATTGCAATCCAAAGAAATTAATTTATTAATCACTATTTAATCAAAAATCTCCTAATATAAGTTAAAATAAGACCATGGTTGTGCTGGATTATGGTCTTATTTTATTATGCAAATATCTTATGCATTTATTAAATAAAATCATTGCCTTTTTCCATGATAGTTGTTCGTAACAGGAGCTATTCCTTTCGCAGCTACACTTATAATCTACGTAATTTTTTCAAAAAATAATTCTGCTAAAATATTAAACACGGTACTGCTAAGCAGTGTAGAAAACAATTTTAATCTTAGGTATATAACAGCATTCCCTGCTTTACTTATATTTATTTTGACATTTTTCAAAAAAATGTAATATTTTTTATGTTTTTAAGTGCAATTGCCTTCATTGGAGTCTGCAGTTAAAAGTATGTAACAGCTCAACTGACAAACACAATAAAAAAATCTCACAATCATTACAATTATGAGACTTATTTTAATTTATACAAATTACTTCATACTTCATTCCATATTTATCAATATTTTACTTTTGTTTTTAAATTACAGCTTTTTAATATCAAAATTGTCTTCAAGCAATACCCAGTTTTGTCTAAATGGAAACCCGAGTCCCCAGTAGCTTATACCTTTTAATCCATATTCCTTTGCTGTATCAAATTTTGCCTGAGCGCTTCTTGCGTCCTCGAACCAAACTTCATGCGCATTTCCTTCATCGTCAGTATAACGAAAAAACGGCGATTGAGCCATATAATCATATTGTATCTGCGCATTATGAGCATATGCCCTATTCATTGCTTCCTCAACACTGATTGTTTCAGCCTCTTTACCGGGCAAAAAAGGCACTTCCCAATCTCGCGCGTAAATTTGGAATCCCATAAGTATTTTATCTTTTGGAATAACCGTTACAGCATAATCTAAGACCTTTTCAATTTCATTTATTGGAGATATGGCTCTGGGCTGACCGCCTCTCCATCCCCACTCATAAGTCATTAAAACTACAAAATCCGCCAATTTCCCGTGCTCCAAATAATCATGTGCTTCATATAAAAGACCTTTTTGATCAGCACTTGTTTTTGGTGCTAATGATGTTGAAACAAAAAAACCTTCATCGTGCAGTCTGTTAACTGTACTTTCAAGAAACTTATTATATGCTTCACGGTCTTCAGGTAAAACATACTCAAAATCAATGTTTAATCCTTGGTATCCCTTATCTTTCATGGTGTTAATAATATTTTCCTGAAGTGTGTTTACAATTTCAGGATTGTTAAGCACATTTTTTGCTACATTTCTACCTGCCACATTAACAGTAAAATTAACAATTGCCATAACCGGGACAATGCCATTAGCTATGGCCTCACCTATGGCAGCTTCATCATCTATCGGCACCAAACTTCCATCTTCTTTTACTAGATATGCAAATGGACTGAGATATGTAAGCATTTCGCCGACTTCACCTATAACAGGCACAGCCATATCCCCTAAAGTATAAGTAAATGCATTAACCTCAATTTCAGGCTTTTTCTTCTCCGGAATTGTCAATAACTGCCCTATGTATAAATTATTCGGATTCATAATTTCATTTTCCCACAAAAGATCTTGAACTGATATACCATGCCTTTGAGCTATCTTCCACGCGCTGTCCCCTGCTCTAACATTATATATATTTTCTTCTGTAGGTATTATGAGCGACTGCCCTACGAGGAGAACATCTGGATTAGGCAGAGCATTTGCCTCAATTATGGAATCAATATCAACATTGTAATGATCTGCTATCCTCCACAATACATCCCCTCTCTGCACAACATATATGACCATAGAAACCTCCCTATATCCCTAGTTATTAATAATATATTCAGTACCATGCTCATAATGATAGATTTCAAAATAAAACAGTAAAATAATGTACAATAAAAAAGCAGTCATAAAAAATATATATCTTTTATGACTGCCCCAATACTATTATACTATTTTGCTATATCACTTCTAAACTGCATTTTTTCAAATTTAATTTTTAATATATTTTCATAAACTATTTTTCTTGCATCATCAAGGGTTTTTCCCATAGCTGTTACCGCCATCACCCTGCCGCCGTCAGTAAAAACCTTTCCATCCTCAGCCCTTGTTCCGCCGTGGAAAATCACAATACTGTCATCCATATCATTCAAGCCCGTAATCTGCTTGCCTTTTTCATAGCTTTCCGGATATCCACCTGATGCAAGAACAACCGTTACACATTTGTCGCTACTCCATTGCAAATCCTGCTCAGTCAAATTTCCGTCGATGCATTTTAGCATAATTTCAACCAAGTCGGATTCTAATCTTGGGAGCACAACCTCTGTTTCCGGGTCTCCAAAGCGCGTATTGTATTCCAAAACCTTAGCTTTGCCTTCTTTAACCATAAGACCGATGAACAGCACTCCTTTGAAATCCAGTTTTTCCTGTTTAAGCCCTTCCATAGTTCTTTTAAGTATATTTTCTGATATATAACCTTTCAGCTCTTCGGTGTAAATTGTGTTTGGGGAAAAGCATCCCATCCCGCCTGTATTAAGGCCTTTGTCAAAATCATACGCCTTTTTATAGTCTCTTGCACTCTCCATAGGTATTATTGAATTTCCGTCCACAAAGCATAGCAGCGATGCCTCAGTTCCGTCAAGGAATTCTTCAATGACAACCGTATCACCGGCTTCACCGAACTGCTTGTCATTCATCATACTTTTAATAGACTCTTCGGCTTCTTCCTTAGTGCTGCAAATAACTACTCCCTTGCCTGCCGCCAATCCATCAGCCTTAACTACAATAGGAACTCTGAATTTTGAAAGCCCTTTTATTGCTGCTTCAGCATCAGTAAATACTTCGTATCCGGCAGTGGGAATATTATATTTTTTCATAAATTCCTTTGAATATGATTTGCTTGCCTCTAGTTTTGCTCCTTTTTTGCAGGGGCCGAACACTTTGATGTTCCTTTGCTCGAGCATGTCCGTAAGACCTTCACACAACGGCCCTTCCGGTCCTATAACAGTCAGATCAATCCCGTTTGAAACTGCAAATTCAGTAATTTTATCCAAATTATCAGCTTTTATATCAACACATCGGGCAATTTGAGAAATACCTGCGTTGCCCGGAGCACAGTAAATCTTTGTTGCTTTGCCGCTTTGTTTTAATTTCCAGCACAATGCATGTTCTCTTGCACCGCTTCCAACAACCAGTATATTCATAAGTCCTCCCTGCTTCGATTAATTAATTATTAAGTGTACATGATTAATGTTTAAAGTGTCTCATTCCCGTAAATACCATGGAAATATTATTTTCATTACAAGCCTTCACAGACAACTCGTCATTAACGGAACCACCTGGTTGAATTATTGCTGTAATGCCTGCTTTAGCAGCCTCTTCTACACAATCAGGGAATGGGAAAAACGCATCAGAAGCCATTGCTGCACCTTTTAGGCTGTCCTCACCTAAAAATTCAACTGCATGTTCTATCGCCTGTCTGCACGCCCATATACGATTAACCTGACCAGGTCCTATTCCGATGGACTGACCATTTTTCACAATTGTTATAGCGTTGGATTTTGTATGTTTTACAATTTTCCAAGCCATCATTAGATCCTTCATTTCATTTTCTGTGGGCTGTTTTTTTGTAATTGTTTTTAATTCTTCATTCTCTTGAATTAACTTAGAGTCAATTGTCTGAACAAGTATTCCTCCTGCAACCTTTTTAAGGTCATATGAGTTTTCATCCTGCTTCTGAAGGATATTTTCTATAAGAAGCACTCTTTTGTTTTTTTTGGATTTAAGTATTTCAAGAGCTTTTTGAGAATATGAAGGAGCTACAACTATTTCAATAAAAATCTTATTTATCTCTTCAGCAGTTTTTTCATCTACCTCTCTGTTAAATACCGTTATTCCTCCAAATATAGATGTTGGATCAGCTTTAAAAGCTTTCATATATGCGTCATATATGTTGTCAGCAATTCCAACCCCGCATGGATTTGCATGCTTGCACGCAACAACGGCAGGTTCTTCAAATTCCTTAAGCAATTCCAAAGCACCGTTTGTATCATTAATATTGTTGAATGAAAGTTCCTTGCCATGAAGCTGAACAGCTGATGATAAAAGTCCTTTGCCGCCAACTGCTTCTCTGTAGAAAGCAGCTTTTTGATGCGGATTTTCACCGTATCTCATTTCCTGAACCTTTTCATATGTCAGACTTATTGTTTCAGGAAGGCTATTATCATTTCTTTCTTTTTTAAGATATGATGCTATTAAAGTGTCATAATGTGCCGTGTGTTCAAACACCTTACCACAAAGGTAAAACTTTGTTTCTTCCGACACCTCTTTTTTTTCTTCCAAATCTTTTGCTACTTTTTCATAATCAGACGGGTCAACTATAAC
Above is a window of Sedimentibacter sp. MB35-C1 DNA encoding:
- a CDS encoding ABC transporter substrate-binding protein, which encodes MKKKLSIILAILMLLTTITACGTNGDGTSNQQGKNDEMDVLYYAYNSIPILTWDPSIEFSNGIVVLNNVYEQLLRFNAETKEYENVLATDYSKSEDGMVWTFKLREGVTFHDGTPFNAEAVKYSIERTKKIGQGAAFIWDPVKEIKIVDEYTVDFVLSHPAPMDVITSCPYASFMMSPSLEDEPENWLEEGNANGTGPYKLQDKTMGDEVILTQNEDYWKGWDGEHFEKVIIKKVSETSSRRQMIESGEADITIELPSEDIEALKSNENVVIDVVPSFTNLIGFFNTQKAPLNDVKVRQALSYAFPYEDVVNYAMGGYASQSYGPVPEGMWGHSKELFQFNHDLDMAKQLLEESGIKEGQIKLLLTYMTGDEAEKKMAELYKAELSKIGIELEIRAMPWESQWEMAMGNNVSDQQDIFVMYWWNDLSTPYSYLYSLYHSEDSTLYNLGYYSNPEFDELIDGAQTKSAVNMAEAERDFVGAQKILLEDVPSIFMYDKNVAWVKSSTLKGHKDNPSYPFVVFFYDLYREK
- a CDS encoding PucR family transcriptional regulator, whose amino-acid sequence is MSVTIHNLLSIDLFKDAKIAAGSSGLNNEIGRINFIDCPFPDDIRSSGLINKGDLFINSFYIAGDDEDMLFDFINAYIDCKCSGTFIITEYIKKLPQKIEDLCNMHNFPVVFIDPDIPYAEIIKTTMEMILSDKSETIFEMKIERILSNNVSKKTIIDTAHEIIKNFRSNYVSLYVSPDDFSGVKKQMSVATIKNINAIEPVTYKKGMFLIINLDKLSLLPSYIEQSESILKNFFSRYNIGISNTFNEVENFNICLRQSLLSYEISKILEGNTVYYKDISLYKILYPLKNSDVLMDFYSDVIEPLTKDVSNDKNELINTIEAYLNCDGDFKKTAALINQHENTVRYRISKAKRLLNLENNNFKFIEQVSIALKIKNILRL
- a CDS encoding cell wall metabolism sensor histidine kinase WalK translates to MTTIRKKISIILFLCSFAAIVLIMLFINLTIKGIFKEYMADVQNKRYERIVSYLEEAYKKDGKWSEYSGIELMHEAYMSNYILTLYDERNTLVWGMNPMDIKNEINLKHMKVQDEGVYTTKKFGLEYNDEIVGYVEIGQYAPLLITEEDVLFQTSVNKSIIASGVLTLIIITAASLYLSKQFSDPIKEVAGMSVNLSKGHFEEKASIQTDIEEIRDLRNSINILADKLNKQDMIRKRLISDINHEIRTPLNVMQNNFEAMIDGVFPVTQARLNKLNDEIIRFGKLLNNLEKLKEFETESLKLNFYAIELFGLIESLYDDFLMESEKKHISIDLIKERDTNYFILGDSDRLKQVFINLVNNAIKFSEKNGKISINVYAKGKKIFVEVADNGIGIKTEDLPFIFERLYRGDKSRHETEGSGIGLTIVKNILTLHSGSIEVESEENNGTKFILCFNALD
- a CDS encoding DUF917 domain-containing protein; the encoded protein is MKVLNLKDIEDILVGCTILGTGGGGSLEEGLEAVRTAFSQGYEFKLLDFCEISEEKYYINPYFCGSVSPNEEKKELSNELVLAVNALEKYMNVEFDGVVSIEYGGGNTGQAMAAAAEMGKYIVDCDAAGRAVPELQFSTYFVTGKPIYPFSVATQFGDIGIFPKVRDDARAEALSRFMAVGSEGSVGMADHPIKGNLLKESVIPSALSYAGKVGKAQREAMENGLDPVEEIISAAEGYFLFEGVVSDAQWKIVDGFTVGTVDINGIENFENDKFRIWYKNENMISWKNDAPYITCPDLICVVENSTGYPITNPNCKIGDKVAVLGFEAHNLWKTEKGLSILNPRFFGFDMDCRYIKNNL
- a CDS encoding response regulator transcription factor codes for the protein MKNILVIEDDERVSDVICAYLEKEGYHVFLKSRGLEGIELARKNDISLIILDLMLPDICGEEVCKIIREKSDVHIFMLTAKGSIEEKIDGLNIGADEYLVKPFSPRELTARVNALFRRLDKDNNGESFYDDGNLKINYGKRIASVNGKEIWLTPNEFNILHLLAANRGNVLSREQIISKIFGLDFNGYDRTIDVHIKNLRKKIEEDTKKPKYIITVTKVGYKFSGEY
- a CDS encoding ABC transporter permease, producing the protein MKSDTITRIIKAKLNQLKMNIYLLKKNALTKFAMYAVVVLCLIGIIAPIVLPKDIHVNQDANPQESLLAPSANHLFGTDELGRDVFKRVLLGTSISLKTSIFAVGIAILIGVPIGAIAGYFGGFIDELLMRFTDIFLGFPSLLLAIVISAFLGPNLNNATLAIALSWWPWYTRIVRGQAVSLKERQFVKAAQAMGAPSGSIVIKHIIPNCIAPIIVQASMDIGGVILTIASLSFLGLGAQAPVPEWGLMVSTSRNYFLNAWWYSIFPGLAIFFTVLIFNLLGDGLREILDPRTRKN
- a CDS encoding ABC transporter permease — encoded protein: MSKYIFKRVLLGILVLAGVVTITFFLTRVLPSNPAAQWVGPRATQEQIDAATVELGLDKPLLVQYKNYITDLMHGNLGMSLRTKQSVLSELKTYIPPTLELVLISTILAVIIGIPLGLYSAKKKDKLLDHFCRFFSVGAVSLPTFWVALFLQLIFYRWLELLPLGGQLDAKLKLLYSIPKITGLLTLDTLISGNMTLYVDALKHIILPAITISLYPIGLVARMTRSALLEILGEDYIKAARSYGLKENLILWKYALKNSLGTTATVLALSVGYTLVNTFLVEAIFNWPGIGNYISTAVMSMDFPAIIGVTLFSACSYIVLNLLADIIIAIDPRIRV